A stretch of the Trichocoleus sp. FACHB-46 genome encodes the following:
- the urtA gene encoding urea ABC transporter substrate-binding protein translates to MARQFGRRKFLIYGSATFGTSILLKACANNPTPQAGESASPTTAASPAAAGSGNTIKVGILHSLSGTMAISEKSVVDAEQLAITEINQAGGVLGKQIEAIVEDGASDWPTFAEKATKLIDQDKVATIFGCWTSASRKAVLPVFEQKNHMLWYPVQYEGQECSKNIFYTGAAPNQQIEPSVDWLLENKGKEFFLVGSDYVFPRTANTIIKAQLEAKGAKVVGEDYLPLGSTEVTPIIAKIKQALPNGGVIYNTLNGDSNVAFFKQLQGAGMGPDKYPSMSVSIAEEEVKAIGPEYLKGHYAAWNYFQTVDTPANKKFVEAFKAKYGSDRVTNDPMEAAYIMVYIWKQAVEKAATADDMEKVRVAAVGQTFDAPQGQVSLAANHHLSKVVRIGEVRDDGLFEIVSSTDKAVAPVPWNQYVAETKGFACDWSDPAKGGKYKTT, encoded by the coding sequence ATGGCAAGGCAGTTTGGGCGGCGCAAGTTTCTGATTTACGGCTCAGCCACTTTTGGTACTAGCATTCTGCTAAAAGCTTGCGCCAACAATCCCACCCCTCAAGCAGGCGAGAGTGCTTCCCCTACGACAGCAGCATCCCCTGCCGCCGCTGGTAGCGGCAACACCATCAAGGTTGGGATTCTCCATTCGCTAAGCGGCACCATGGCCATTAGTGAAAAGAGCGTGGTAGATGCTGAACAATTAGCGATCACAGAAATTAATCAAGCAGGTGGTGTTTTAGGCAAACAAATTGAAGCGATCGTCGAAGATGGTGCTTCTGATTGGCCTACCTTCGCTGAGAAAGCAACTAAACTAATTGACCAAGATAAGGTCGCGACTATCTTTGGCTGCTGGACCTCTGCCAGCCGCAAAGCAGTTTTGCCTGTCTTTGAGCAGAAGAATCATATGCTCTGGTATCCAGTGCAGTATGAAGGGCAAGAATGTTCCAAAAACATTTTTTACACCGGAGCGGCTCCCAACCAACAGATTGAACCCTCGGTCGATTGGCTGCTGGAAAACAAAGGCAAAGAATTCTTCTTGGTGGGATCTGACTATGTTTTCCCTCGCACCGCCAACACAATTATCAAAGCGCAGCTAGAAGCCAAAGGTGCCAAGGTTGTCGGAGAAGACTACCTGCCTCTAGGCAGTACAGAAGTCACGCCGATCATTGCCAAAATCAAGCAAGCTTTACCTAACGGCGGCGTGATCTACAACACGCTGAACGGAGACAGCAACGTGGCCTTCTTCAAGCAGTTGCAGGGCGCTGGGATGGGGCCAGATAAATATCCCTCTATGTCCGTCAGTATTGCGGAAGAAGAAGTCAAGGCGATCGGACCGGAATATCTCAAGGGTCATTATGCCGCTTGGAACTATTTCCAAACCGTAGACACTCCTGCCAACAAGAAGTTTGTAGAGGCGTTCAAAGCCAAGTATGGCAGCGATCGCGTCACCAACGACCCGATGGAAGCAGCATACATCATGGTTTACATCTGGAAGCAAGCGGTTGAGAAGGCCGCTACAGCAGATGACATGGAGAAGGTACGGGTTGCTGCGGTTGGCCAAACCTTTGATGCTCCACAAGGACAGGTCAGCTTGGCTGCCAACCATCACTTGTCTAAAGTGGTGCGGATTGGTGAGGTGCGGGACGATGGTCTGTTTGAGATTGTCTCCTCTACCGACAAAGCCGTAGCTCCTGTGCCTTGGAACCAGTATGTAGCTGAAACCAAGGGCTTCGCTTGTGATTGGTCTGACCCAGCCAAGGGTGGCAAG
- the ureG gene encoding urease accessory protein UreG has product MSTLRVGIAGPVGSGKTALVETLCKALRQQYNIAVVTNDIYTQEDAQFLVKHQALEQERIIGVETGGCPHTAIREDASINLAAIAQLEQRFQSLDLLFVESGGDNLASTFSPELVDLTIYVIDVAAGDKIPRKGGPGITKSDLLVINKIDLAPFVGADLGVMERDATKMRGQKPFVFTNLKTQTGLEQVINFITENM; this is encoded by the coding sequence ATGAGTACACTACGGGTTGGGATCGCAGGTCCAGTAGGCTCTGGCAAAACTGCTTTGGTAGAGACGCTATGTAAAGCTCTACGTCAGCAATACAATATTGCGGTAGTCACCAATGACATTTACACCCAAGAAGATGCGCAGTTTTTGGTCAAGCATCAGGCATTGGAGCAAGAGCGCATCATTGGGGTAGAAACCGGAGGGTGCCCTCACACCGCAATTCGCGAAGATGCCTCGATCAACTTAGCCGCGATCGCTCAACTAGAGCAGCGCTTCCAGAGCTTAGATTTACTGTTCGTGGAGAGCGGGGGTGATAATCTCGCGTCTACCTTCAGCCCCGAATTAGTTGATCTCACCATTTACGTAATCGATGTGGCTGCAGGAGACAAGATTCCTCGCAAGGGAGGACCAGGAATCACCAAATCAGATTTATTGGTGATTAACAAAATTGATTTGGCTCCCTTCGTCGGGGCTGACCTAGGCGTCATGGAGCGAGACGCCACAAAAATGCGAGGTCAGAAGCCATTTGTTTTCACCAATCTAAAAACTCAGACGGGGTTAGAGCAGGTGATTAATTTTATTACAGAGAATATGTAG